Proteins from one Anastrepha obliqua isolate idAnaObli1 chromosome 2, idAnaObli1_1.0, whole genome shotgun sequence genomic window:
- the LOC129239198 gene encoding uncharacterized protein LOC129239198, producing MESILLSNIAAIIVKDILIDNNTKNKPHECETNDFPLLSRDTEDEALVYFFKRKRKKPQRSSVESEMQTTSKSRKYISIKDAASNSTHTHTTQYEPSNRRMPLEINLINEFNSTIFEGYLHMSKMTFLRIFKRLRQYLPYNHYPTAAPPQSIFSLALWKLSTNEHFEDISRKFSITKHVCQQVIRLFWRRISAQYEALIVWPSTPEKRNYTIKNFQSHQQLQRFNQIFGIIAIKQLDVFLTAENEERQVILQIICDADKKVIDCFFVLASEYSFDASPIGQTLALNVQTMPAGSYLIGDQNFPLKPYLMRPIGAPSDDSERAFNAALLPALLIGEQVLDAMATRFNVLYSLEARNLHEARKIIDTICALHNLCVEMEDDYVDRKLKDIQFNWTKVAVGVIKKTEVEEDTQGRQKRNALMEYY from the exons ATGGAAAGTATTCTGTTGTCGAATATCGCGGCCATTATAGTCAAAGATATTTTAATAGATAATAATACGAAGAACAAGCCTCATGAATGTGAAACAAATGATTTTCCTTTGCTCTCAAGAGATACTGAAGATGAAGcacttgtttatttttttaagcggaAGCGTAAGAAACCTCAACGAAGCTCTGTAGAATCGGAAATGCAGACTACTTCCAAATCAAGAAAGTATATTTCTATAAAGGACGCTGCGAGCAAtagtacacatacacacacaacacAGTACGAGCCCAGCAATCGCCGTATGCCACTCgaaattaatttgattaatgAATTTAATAGTACTATTTTTGAGGGATATTTACACATGAGCAAAATGACTTTCTTG CGCATTTTTAAGAGATTGCGGCAATATTTACCCTACAACCATTATCCCACCGCAGCACCGCCACAGTCAATTTTCTCACTCGCACTCTGGAAATTGTCCACCAATGAGCATTTCGAAGATATTAGTCGTAAGTTTAGCATTACGAAGCATGTATGCCAACAAGTCATACGTTTGTTTTGGCGACGTATTTCCGCACAGTACGAAGCGTTAATAGTGTGGCCAAGTACGCCAGAAAAGCGCAATTACACTATAAAAAACTTCCAGTCACATCAACAGTTACAAAGGTTTAACCAAATATTCGGTATTATTGCCATAAAACAGTTAGATGTATTCCTCACAGCTGAAAACGAAGAGCGACAAGTTATATTACAAATCATTTGCGACGCGGATAAAAAAGTCATTGATTGCTTTTTTGTGCTTGCCAGCGAATACTCGTTCGACGCTTCTCCAATAGGACAAACATTGGCGCTTAACGTGCAAACAATGCCAGCAGGCAGTTATTTAATTGGAGATCAAAACTTTCCACTAAAACCTTATCTAATGCGCCCAATAGGGGCGCCTAGTGATGACAGTGAGAGGGCGTTTAATGCTGCATTACTGCCGGCTTTGCTGATTGGCGAACAAGTATTAGACGCTATGGCAACACGTTTTAACGTTTTGTATTCATTGGAAGCGCGTAACTTACACGAAGCCCGTAAAATTATAGATACTATTTGTGCTTTGCATAATCTGTGCGTAGAAATGGAGGACGATTATGTTGATCGCAAACTGAAGGACATTCAATTTAATTGGACAAAAGTGGCGGTTGGAGTAATCAAGAAAACGGAGGTCGAAGAAGACACGCAAGGCAGGCAGAAGCGAAATGCTCTAATGGAATATTACTAA